TGACCAGCATACACTACTGATATATGATGCGCTGTACGGACAGGTGACAAATGGAGGTTTCCTACAACTGATACATAATGGTTATGGAGCATTTGTTTTTGATCCGGTGTTTATTGAAGATCTGGAAAGATGGACTTTGATTGCAACTGCCGGATTATTGAAGGAGGCAAATGTGATCTATCTGAATCATAAAGATTATCTGGAAGAGGAGAGGGATCTTCGGGAATTCTCTGCCCTTTGTAAGAGTTTTAAAGAATTTGAACCTTTTGATGATTTATTCTATGAAATGATGGAGGATGAAGTCAGAAGATTTCGTGCATACATAGAAAATCATATAACAGACTTTGTCAAAATAGTATAGATAGTCTGGTTTATAACACACATTCTACAGAACTCAACAGCACTATGAAACTTGTAAAATTTAGGGATATCAAGCATAAAATGCCAAAGGATAGCTGGATGTATGATCGCAATGAAAAAAATAACGGTGAATTTGATGAGTACGGGGTGTTATTTTTGGAAGGGGATTATGAAGTTGAAAATCTGGACCTTGATGATCCGTTGGTTTCTCTAAACTTTTCTGTCGGATCCGGGGAAAGCAGTCCTGAGGAGGTAATATGCAGTGCTATTCTGGTGGATGGCAATCTGCGGGCAGCCAATATTTATAATTATGAGACGGATGGATCTACAGGATTGTACGTGTTGGGCAATATCCATGCAGAAAATATGCTTATCGGCGGGCAGGAGTTGTATGTGTCAGGTAACCTGAATATTAAAGACTGTTTCTGGGGACATTATAATCACGGGGACCTGATTGTAAAGGGCTATACCTCTGCACGGGTATTTGTAGCTACCGAAGAATATCATTATGATTATAATAAGGTCAGGATTAGGGCGGACTTCTTTCTGTGCGATCATGACTGTGAAGATGATGTATTTGATCCTGCTATTCCTTATGCAATCTTTGAGAAAGCGATGTTGTATACAGAAAATGATGTGGAAATAGAAGATCTGTTCACCTGGAAAGATTGGATGTCACGTTCCACAGCTATTCGTTTACTGAAAAAGAAACAACCTATTCTGTTAAGAGATATTGACATTCTTTCTGAAGAAGAAAAGCAGAACCTTATTTTAAGGGAGATTCCCAATGAATTTGGAGAAAACCATTTTAATGATGAGGAATCATTTGGATTGCAATTGCAGAACTTTGAAAAGCTGTTAGAGATTAGCAGAATGCATAGTAAGGACAATTATCAGTATTATGAATGGAAGAATTATGAGGTTCAGATACATTATGGAAAATTTGAAGAGCATGAACATGTCATGTTTACCCATGATTCAGGTCTGACCTTTTTTATCTGTATTGAAGAGGAAGAAGGGACTGCTTTATCATTGAAGACCTTATTCCGTAAAAATGAGAAGAAGAAGTCTCTAAGCGCTGTTTATCGTAAAGATTCTAATGCTTCTTTTTCTAATGTTTTTGAGCAAAATACGGAATCTTTTTATGCAGAAGAGTTGCAGTTGCTCTGGACAGAATTGTTAGAGAGAGCTAAATATGGAATATATTTTTATACTAAGTTCAGAGAAACAGTCAAAGTTGAAAATCTGCTTCAATATTTGAATCTACCTGTTGTGCAGCTTAAATATAATGATTACTGGGATTTAGACAAGAGCTATTTTTGGTATAATTATTACTGCTTTACCCTGAGACTGCATGCTGCACGAGGACTTGTAGGCAGTATAGACGTGGCGCAGGAAATAAAAGGAGATGTATTTGATCTGCGTACATTTTATTTCCGTCCGGATGCGGTTGTGAGTCCTCAATATTGTGAATTATACTACGCCTCAAGTCAGGAAGGACGGACTTCAGATCGTTATTCAGCTGTGGATAAGCGTATCAAAGTATTTCTGTATGACTGGCAGCTTTATCAGGAAGCATTGCACTGGTATGCTAAAATCGATACTGCGCTATTATATGAAAACCAGAGCTATCTGGAGGATCAGGAATTGTAAAATACTACAATTTCCATACCCTCTCAGCGGAGTCTGTTCACTATTCACCTTTTTATATTGTTTGTTTATTTTGTAAGATCCTGTTCAACTGTTAACTCCGGATTTAGGACAGCTGCTGCTATCAGTTGTTCTTTCTTTACTCTTGAAAGACTAGCTTTTTGCTCTGCTTTAATTTTGAGATAAGGATTATGATACTGATCGTAAAATCTTTTTTTATCGTCCCTGTACGAGCTTACTGCCCCAACCTGATGTAATAATTTGATGTAATACCAGGCCAGATCTACCTGATGCGGCTGAAATCCGCTTCTGGCACTTTTAGGAAACAGGTGGTGGTTATTGTGCCATTCTCCTGCAACTATTCCCGGCCAAAGTTGATTGATAGACTTATCATTCTCGCTAAAATCTGTTCCTTCACGTTGCTTATCTTCTCCCTTGGCGTGTCCTTCATAGTTAAATGTACGTACACCGACCGCCCAGAAACCGGCAGCGCCAAAAAGGCTGCACGCCAGAGCGTGTCCTCCCATCAGGTAAAAAGCAAGATACCAGAAGGACCAGTTGAGTACCCAGGATAGAACGGCATATCCGGGATTGACATACGATCCCCACTTTTGATATTGTGTATACGTATTCGCTGGCACACCAGTATGTTTCATTAATAATTTTACACGGTTATAGTCCGATTCGCTGAGATCTTTAGCAATAGGCTGATGATTCACATCCGCAAGAAAGCAGTATAGAAAGCCAGCCTGTGCATTATACGGATCGCCAGGCTGATCCGACTTGGCATGATGAACATGATGAGAGATGACATAAATTTCTTCCGGTATAACATTTATAGTAAGATTCTGCGTGAAGAATCTCCAAAAACCATTCTTGAATTTATAAGCTCCATGTGTACAATAGCGGTGATGCCATATCGTACCGTGAGTGCCCATTATGATCATGCTATATACAAATGCAGCAATTAGTGTTCCCCAGCTTAAATAGTTAGTCAGAAAAATAAAGAAAAAGGGAATAAGGCAAAATACTTTTAGCCAACTGAAAAAAGGAAGCCAGTTGTGGCGGTCTTTTACAATATTGAGTCTGCTGAAAAATTCTTTGAGAATCTCACCTTTAGTTGGTTTGATAAGATTTCCATTATCGTCTTTCCATCCATAAGAAGGACGTTGTAGTACATGATCTAAAAATGACATGGTGTTTTAGATTTAGCTTTAGTTTGATATCAATCACTATGTATTTCGGATCGAATTACAATGATAACATAAAAAAAGGACTAAATGATAACAATTTTTCATGAATAGGGAAGAAGTATCTCTTATGTATATAAATACAGGAAATTAACATATAAGTCAACTTCTTGCAGAATATATGTATAAAGTAGGTGTGTGTACCTTAGATAGGATGATAATTTATAAACTGCAGTATTCGAACTGTGAATCCTTTTGCATCAGAGAGTAAAAGGATTTACTAAAATTGCTCTATGAAAATATACAGATATTGTAACGATAACTCTATATCACAAGTTTAACTATTTCCCGTCAAACTCTTTTTCCATATCCTGAAAAGCCCAGTTGGCCATTGCGTCAATTACCGGAAACAGACCCTTTCCTGCAGCACTCAATCTGTAAGTGACAAAGGGTGGTACTACAGGTTTTGCTTCTCTGATGATGAGTTGGTCAGCTTCCAATTGCTTAAGATGTTGAATCAGCACTTTTTCTGTTATAGCGGGAATAGCTCTTTTCAGTTCACTGTACCGTTTGTCCCCGGTGTGTAAGTGGTAGATAATAATAGGTTTCCAATAACCACCTATTTTCTCCATTACATAGGTTACAGGACACTGAGACAAAGCATATCGCTTGTTTTCTTGTATAGTTGAACTTTCTTTGATCGCTGTCATATATACATACTTAAGGGTAAGTACTTGTATTTAAGTAAGTACAAATATAACTTTGTTTAATTAAAAAACGAAATATATGAAAATTACAATTACAGGTTCTTTAGGGAACATAGGAAGATTTTTAACGGAGAGACTTCTTCAGTCCGGACATCATGTAACTGTGGTAAGCCATAGTGAAGGCCGTAAACAAGAGATAGAAGAGTTAGGTGCTGTCGCTGCTATTGGATCAATAAATGATGTTTCTTTTCTTCGAAATGCTTTTAAAGATGCAGATGCAGTTTTTGCAATGACACCTCCAAATATGGGAGGAAGCCATATTATCAATAATACAGTAGAGGCTGGTAAGGCAATAGCACAAGCAATAAAAGAATCTGCAGTATCTCGTGTAGTCATGTTAAGCAGCATTGGTGCCGACTTGCCGGATGGAAACGGGCCGATCGCCGCATTACATCATATTGAAAGAGTATATAAAGAATTAGAAGATGTCGCAGTTACTTTCCTGAGGGCGGGTTACTTCTTTACAAATTTTTATAACGATATCCCTTTAATAAAAGCAGCGGGGATTATTGGGGCAAATTATCCATCCACTACCCATATCCCTTTGGTTCATCCGTTTGATATAGCAATGGCTGCTGCTGAAAAACTGGAGCAACCTTTTACAGGAAAGGCTATAGAATATATAGTCAGTGATTTCCGTACCGCAGGCGATGTGGCAAATGTGTTAGGAAATAAAATTGGTAAACCTGAATTGCCTTGGGTAGAGTTTACGGATGAAGAAGCATTGCAGGGTATGGTACAGGCTGGT
The Sphingobacterium spiritivorum genome window above contains:
- a CDS encoding DMP19 family protein gives rise to the protein MEFLPIIEKEQFEGHLDKDWDFIYKILDPYENAINEVEDENVILDQLCDDQHTLLIYDALYGQVTNGGFLQLIHNGYGAFVFDPVFIEDLERWTLIATAGLLKEANVIYLNHKDYLEEERDLREFSALCKSFKEFEPFDDLFYEMMEDEVRRFRAYIENHITDFVKIV
- a CDS encoding fatty acid desaturase, which gives rise to MSFLDHVLQRPSYGWKDDNGNLIKPTKGEILKEFFSRLNIVKDRHNWLPFFSWLKVFCLIPFFFIFLTNYLSWGTLIAAFVYSMIIMGTHGTIWHHRYCTHGAYKFKNGFWRFFTQNLTINVIPEEIYVISHHVHHAKSDQPGDPYNAQAGFLYCFLADVNHQPIAKDLSESDYNRVKLLMKHTGVPANTYTQYQKWGSYVNPGYAVLSWVLNWSFWYLAFYLMGGHALACSLFGAAGFWAVGVRTFNYEGHAKGEDKQREGTDFSENDKSINQLWPGIVAGEWHNNHHLFPKSARSGFQPHQVDLAWYYIKLLHQVGAVSSYRDDKKRFYDQYHNPYLKIKAEQKASLSRVKKEQLIAAAVLNPELTVEQDLTK
- a CDS encoding winged helix-turn-helix transcriptional regulator: MTAIKESSTIQENKRYALSQCPVTYVMEKIGGYWKPIIIYHLHTGDKRYSELKRAIPAITEKVLIQHLKQLEADQLIIREAKPVVPPFVTYRLSAAGKGLFPVIDAMANWAFQDMEKEFDGK
- a CDS encoding NmrA family NAD(P)-binding protein codes for the protein MKITITGSLGNIGRFLTERLLQSGHHVTVVSHSEGRKQEIEELGAVAAIGSINDVSFLRNAFKDADAVFAMTPPNMGGSHIINNTVEAGKAIAQAIKESAVSRVVMLSSIGADLPDGNGPIAALHHIERVYKELEDVAVTFLRAGYFFTNFYNDIPLIKAAGIIGANYPSTTHIPLVHPFDIAMAAAEKLEQPFTGKAIEYIVSDFRTAGDVANVLGNKIGKPELPWVEFTDEEALQGMVQAGVPEEIAGLYVEMGAGIRAGKIQEDFRSKGVDPTGKVKLEDFAKEFAGRF